From the genome of Pseudomonas sp. TMP9, one region includes:
- the rplW gene encoding 50S ribosomal protein L23 — translation MNQERVFKVLLGPHISEKATLLADKKSQFVFKVAIDATKLEIKKAVESLFSVNVAAVNTVNVLGKTKRNARGMGKRNDWKKAIISLQPGQDLDFTSSAE, via the coding sequence ATGAACCAGGAACGCGTATTTAAAGTGCTGCTTGGCCCGCACATCTCCGAGAAGGCAACACTTCTGGCTGATAAAAAAAGCCAATTCGTTTTTAAGGTTGCAATCGATGCAACCAAGCTGGAAATCAAGAAGGCCGTCGAAAGCCTGTTCAGCGTGAACGTTGCTGCTGTCAATACCGTGAATGTTCTTGGTAAGACAAAGCGCAATGCTCGCGGCATGGGCAAGCGTAACGACTGGAAGAAAGCGATCATTTCGCTTCAGCCAGGCCAAGATCTCGATTTCACCAGCAGTGCTGAGTAA
- the rplB gene encoding 50S ribosomal protein L2, whose protein sequence is MAIVKCKPTSPGRRFVVKVVNQELHKGAPHAPLLEKKSKTGGRNNNGRITTRHIGGGHKQHYRLVDFRRNDKDGIPATVERIEYDPNRTAHIALMLYADGERRYIIAPKGVSAGDQLIAGIMAPIKPGNSLQLRNIPVGSTVHGIELKPGKGAQIARSAGASAQLIAREGVYVTLRLRSGEMRKVLAECRATLGEVSNSEHSLRSLGKAGAKRWRGVRPTVRGVAMNPVDHPHGGGEGRTSGGRHPVSPWGFPTKGAKTRGNKRTDKMIVRRRK, encoded by the coding sequence ATGGCAATCGTTAAATGCAAACCGACTTCCCCTGGCCGCCGTTTTGTGGTCAAGGTGGTCAATCAGGAGCTGCATAAAGGCGCTCCTCACGCTCCGCTGCTTGAGAAAAAGTCGAAGACTGGCGGTCGTAACAACAATGGTCGCATCACTACCCGTCATATCGGTGGTGGCCATAAGCAGCATTATCGTTTGGTCGATTTCCGTCGTAACGACAAAGATGGCATTCCAGCCACTGTTGAGCGTATTGAATACGATCCAAACCGTACCGCACACATCGCCTTGATGTTGTATGCGGACGGTGAGCGCCGCTACATCATTGCCCCTAAAGGCGTGAGTGCTGGCGATCAACTGATTGCTGGGATCATGGCGCCGATCAAGCCGGGCAACAGTCTGCAACTGCGCAACATTCCAGTTGGTAGCACTGTTCACGGTATCGAATTGAAGCCGGGTAAAGGTGCTCAGATCGCTCGTTCCGCTGGTGCTTCGGCTCAGCTGATTGCGCGTGAAGGTGTCTACGTGACCTTGCGTCTGCGTTCCGGTGAAATGCGTAAAGTACTGGCTGAATGCCGTGCGACCTTGGGCGAAGTCTCGAACTCTGAGCACAGCCTTCGTTCGCTGGGTAAAGCAGGTGCTAAGCGCTGGCGTGGCGTTCGCCCAACCGTTCGTGGTGTTGCCATGAACCCGGTTGACCACCCACACGGTGGTGGTGAAGGTCGTACCTCTGGTGGTCGTCATCCGGTGTCTCCATGGGGCTTCCCGACTAAGGGCGCGAAGACTCGTGGTAACAAACGCACCGATAAAATGATCGTCCGTCGTCGCAAGTAA
- the rpsS gene encoding 30S ribosomal protein S19, protein MPRSLKKGPFIDLHLLKKIEVAVEKNDRKPVKTWSRRSMILPQMVGLTIAVHNGRQHVPVLVNEDMVGHKLGEFAGTRTYRGHVADKKAKR, encoded by the coding sequence GTGCCACGTTCTCTGAAAAAAGGTCCTTTTATTGATCTTCACCTACTGAAGAAGATCGAAGTGGCGGTGGAAAAGAACGATCGCAAGCCAGTGAAAACCTGGTCGCGCCGTTCGATGATCCTGCCACAAATGGTCGGCTTGACCATCGCTGTACACAACGGTCGTCAACATGTCCCAGTTCTTGTGAACGAAGACATGGTCGGTCACAAACTAGGCGAATTTGCCGGCACCCGTACCTATCGTGGGCACGTGGCTGACAAAAAAGCCAAGCGTTAA
- the rplV gene encoding 50S ribosomal protein L22, producing MEVAAKLSGARISAQKARLVADQIRGKKVGEALNLLAFSSKKAAEIIKKVLESAVANAEHNEGADVDDLKVSTVFVNEGRSLKRIMPRAKGRADRIVKRSCHITVKVADK from the coding sequence ATGGAAGTAGCCGCTAAGTTGTCGGGCGCTCGAATCTCCGCCCAAAAAGCCCGCTTGGTCGCTGACCAGATTCGCGGGAAAAAGGTGGGTGAAGCGCTCAATCTGCTGGCTTTCAGCAGTAAGAAAGCCGCCGAGATCATCAAGAAAGTGCTGGAGTCGGCTGTAGCCAACGCCGAGCACAACGAAGGCGCAGACGTTGATGACTTGAAGGTCAGCACCGTTTTCGTTAACGAAGGGCGTTCGCTGAAGCGAATCATGCCGCGTGCCAAAGGCCGCGCTGATCGCATCGTCAAGCGGTCTTGCCATATCACTGTCAAGGTTGCGGACAAGTAA
- the rpsC gene encoding 30S ribosomal protein S3: MGQKVHPIGIRLGIVKEHTSVWYASGRTYADYLFADLKVREYLQDKLKSASVSRIDIARPAQTARITIHTARPGIVIGKKGEDVEKLRQDLTKQMGVPVHINIEEIRKPELDGMLVAQSVAQQLERRVMFRRAMKRAVQNAMRIGAKGIKIQVSGRLGGAEIARTEWYREGRVPLHTLRADIDYATYEAHTTYGVIGVKVWIFKGEVIGGRHEELKPQAPAPRKKAAK, from the coding sequence ATGGGTCAGAAAGTACATCCCATTGGCATTCGCCTGGGAATCGTCAAGGAGCACACCTCCGTCTGGTACGCCAGCGGTCGGACTTATGCAGACTATTTGTTTGCAGATCTGAAGGTGCGCGAGTATCTCCAAGACAAATTAAAAAGCGCGTCCGTAAGCCGTATCGACATTGCTCGCCCGGCTCAAACTGCACGTATCACCATCCACACTGCTCGTCCCGGTATCGTTATCGGTAAGAAAGGTGAAGATGTTGAGAAACTGCGTCAGGACCTGACCAAGCAAATGGGTGTGCCTGTGCACATCAATATCGAAGAGATCCGCAAGCCGGAGCTCGACGGTATGCTGGTTGCGCAGAGCGTAGCTCAGCAGCTGGAGCGTCGTGTGATGTTCCGTCGCGCGATGAAGCGCGCTGTACAGAACGCCATGCGTATTGGTGCCAAGGGCATCAAAATCCAAGTGAGCGGTCGTCTCGGTGGTGCTGAAATTGCACGTACCGAATGGTATCGCGAAGGTCGTGTGCCGTTGCACACCCTGCGTGCTGATATCGACTATGCCACGTACGAAGCGCACACCACTTATGGTGTGATCGGTGTCAAGGTTTGGATCTTCAAAGGCGAAGTAATTGGTGGTCGCCATGAAGAACTAAAACCACAAGCACCTGCGCCTCGTAAAAAAGCTGCTAAGTAA
- the rplP gene encoding 50S ribosomal protein L16, whose product MLQPKRTKFRKQMTGHNRGLAQRGSKVSFGEYALKSVARGRLTARQIESARRALTRHVKRGGKIWIRVFPDKPISKKPLEVRMGKGKGSVEYWVAQIQPGKILYEIEGVSEELAREAFALAAAKLPLATTFVKRTVM is encoded by the coding sequence ATGTTACAACCAAAGCGTACGAAGTTCCGTAAGCAGATGACAGGTCACAACCGTGGCTTGGCTCAGCGCGGTAGTAAAGTCAGCTTCGGCGAATATGCGCTGAAGTCTGTTGCTCGCGGTCGTCTCACCGCCCGTCAGATTGAGTCCGCTCGTCGTGCTCTGACTCGCCACGTGAAGCGTGGTGGGAAAATCTGGATTCGCGTGTTCCCGGATAAGCCAATTTCCAAGAAGCCTCTCGAAGTGCGGATGGGTAAAGGTAAGGGTAGCGTTGAATATTGGGTAGCTCAGATCCAGCCAGGTAAAATCCTGTACGAGATCGAAGGCGTTTCCGAAGAGTTGGCGCGCGAGGCTTTTGCCTTGGCTGCTGCAAAGCTGCCGCTTGCCACCACTTTTGTTAAGCGGACGGTGATGTGA
- the rpmC gene encoding 50S ribosomal protein L29, whose translation MKANELREKSAQQLNEQLLGLLRDQFNLRMQKATGQLGQSHLLSQVKRDIARVKTVLNQQAGK comes from the coding sequence ATGAAGGCGAATGAACTTCGTGAAAAATCAGCACAGCAGCTGAACGAGCAACTGCTCGGCCTGCTGCGCGACCAGTTCAATCTGCGTATGCAGAAAGCAACTGGCCAGTTGGGGCAGTCTCACCTGCTCTCGCAAGTTAAGCGCGATATCGCTCGTGTGAAAACTGTGCTCAACCAGCAGGCAGGTAAGTGA
- the rpsQ gene encoding 30S ribosomal protein S17, which translates to MAEAEKTVRTLTGRVVSDKMDKTITVLIERRVKHPIYGKYVKRSTKLHAHDETNQSKIGDKVSIRETRPVAKTKSWALVEILERAVEV; encoded by the coding sequence ATGGCTGAAGCCGAAAAAACCGTCCGTACGCTGACTGGCCGTGTCGTCAGCGACAAGATGGACAAGACCATCACCGTATTGATCGAGCGTCGCGTTAAGCACCCGATCTACGGCAAATATGTCAAGCGTTCGACCAAGCTGCACGCTCACGACGAAACCAATCAGAGCAAAATCGGTGACAAAGTTTCCATTCGTGAAACCCGTCCCGTAGCCAAGACTAAATCTTGGGCGCTGGTTGAGATCCTCGAACGCGCAGTGGAAGTCTAA
- the rplN gene encoding 50S ribosomal protein L14, whose protein sequence is MIQTQSMLDVADNSGARRVMCIKVLGGSHRRYAGIGDIIKVTVKEAIPRGKVKKGQVMTAVVVRTRHGVRRPDGSIIRFDGNAAVLLNNKQEPIGTRIFGPVTRELRNEKFMKIVSLAPEVL, encoded by the coding sequence ATGATTCAGACTCAATCCATGCTCGACGTCGCTGACAACAGCGGTGCTCGTCGCGTTATGTGTATCAAGGTGCTTGGCGGTTCTCACCGCCGTTATGCAGGCATCGGCGACATCATCAAAGTGACCGTTAAGGAAGCAATTCCCCGCGGTAAAGTGAAGAAAGGTCAAGTGATGACTGCAGTTGTAGTCCGCACACGTCACGGCGTTCGTCGCCCTGATGGCTCGATCATTCGCTTTGATGGCAACGCTGCTGTTCTGCTGAACAACAAGCAAGAGCCAATAGGCACTCGTATTTTTGGGCCAGTGACTCGTGAACTTCGTAATGAGAAGTTCATGAAGATCGTCTCGCTCGCCCCTGAAGTGCTCTAA
- the rplX gene encoding 50S ribosomal protein L24, whose product MQKIRRDDEIIVIAGKDKGKRGKVLKVLVDDRLVVGGINLVKRHTKPNPMSGVQGGIIEKEAPLHASNVAIFNGETSKADRVGFKVEDGKKIRVFKSTQKAVDA is encoded by the coding sequence ATGCAAAAGATTCGTCGTGACGACGAGATCATCGTGATCGCCGGTAAAGACAAAGGTAAGCGTGGCAAGGTGCTCAAGGTTCTCGTTGACGACCGTTTGGTCGTTGGCGGGATTAACCTAGTGAAGCGCCATACCAAGCCGAACCCGATGTCGGGCGTTCAGGGCGGTATCATCGAGAAAGAGGCGCCTCTGCACGCTTCTAACGTTGCCATTTTCAATGGCGAAACCAGCAAGGCTGACCGCGTTGGTTTTAAAGTTGAAGACGGTAAAAAAATTCGTGTCTTCAAGTCGACCCAAAAAGCGGTTGATGCTTGA
- the rplE gene encoding 50S ribosomal protein L5: protein MARLKEIYRKEIAPKLKEELKLGNVMEVPRITKITLNMGLGEAIGDKKIIEHAVADLEKITGQKVIVTYARKSIAGFKVREGWPIGVKVTLRRERMYEFLDRLLSISLPRVRDFRGLNAKSFDGRGNYSMGVKEQIIFPEIDYDKIDALRGLDITLTTTARSDDEGRALLRAFKFPFRN, encoded by the coding sequence ATGGCACGACTAAAAGAGATTTACCGGAAAGAAATCGCTCCGAAGCTTAAGGAAGAACTTAAGCTCGGTAACGTGATGGAAGTTCCGCGCATCACCAAGATCACCCTCAACATGGGTCTGGGCGAAGCAATCGGTGACAAGAAAATCATCGAGCATGCTGTTGCCGATCTGGAAAAGATTACCGGTCAGAAAGTCATAGTGACTTATGCCCGCAAGTCGATTGCAGGTTTCAAGGTTCGTGAAGGCTGGCCGATCGGCGTTAAAGTTACTCTGCGCCGTGAGCGTATGTACGAGTTCCTGGATCGTCTGCTGTCTATCTCCCTGCCGCGCGTGCGTGACTTCCGTGGCCTGAATGCCAAGTCCTTCGACGGCCGTGGCAATTACAGCATGGGCGTTAAAGAGCAGATCATTTTCCCGGAAATCGACTACGACAAGATCGATGCTCTGCGTGGTCTGGATATTACCTTGACCACCACCGCCCGTTCGGATGATGAAGGTCGCGCTCTGTTGCGTGCTTTCAAATTCCCGTTCCGTAACTGA
- the rpsN gene encoding 30S ribosomal protein S14 yields the protein MAKTSMKNRELKRQQTVAKYAKKRAELKATIADLNASPEARWEAQVALQKQPRDASASRLRNRCRITGRPHGVYRKFGLSRIKLREAAMRGDVPGLVKASW from the coding sequence ATGGCCAAAACCAGCATGAAAAACCGCGAGCTGAAGCGTCAGCAGACGGTAGCTAAGTACGCTAAAAAGCGTGCCGAGCTGAAAGCTACCATCGCCGATCTGAACGCCAGTCCAGAAGCGCGTTGGGAAGCTCAAGTAGCGCTGCAGAAGCAGCCGCGTGACGCCAGCGCCTCGCGCTTGCGTAATCGCTGCCGCATTACCGGTCGTCCGCACGGCGTGTATCGCAAGTTCGGTCTGTCGCGTATTAAGCTGCGTGAAGCTGCAATGCGTGGTGATGTACCAGGTCTGGTTAAAGCCAGCTGGTAA
- the rpsH gene encoding 30S ribosomal protein S8, with protein MSMQDPLADMLTRIRNAQMAEKSVVSMPSSTLKVAVAKVLKDEGYIAGYQTSGEVKPQLSIELKYFEGRPVIEEVKRVSRPGLRQYKSSDDLPKVRGGLGVSIVSTNKGVMTDRAARAAGVGGEVLCTVF; from the coding sequence ATGAGTATGCAGGACCCGTTAGCGGACATGCTAACTCGTATCCGTAATGCCCAGATGGCTGAAAAGTCCGTCGTAAGCATGCCATCTTCGACCTTGAAGGTAGCTGTAGCCAAAGTTTTGAAAGACGAAGGTTATATTGCGGGATATCAGACCAGCGGCGAAGTTAAGCCGCAGCTGTCCATCGAGCTGAAGTACTTCGAAGGCCGTCCAGTCATCGAAGAAGTTAAGCGCGTAAGTCGTCCAGGCCTGCGCCAATATAAATCCTCTGATGATCTGCCGAAAGTTCGTGGCGGTCTCGGGGTTTCCATCGTCTCCACCAATAAAGGTGTGATGACGGACCGCGCTGCGCGCGCTGCCGGTGTCGGCGGCGAAGTGCTTTGCACAGTGTTCTAA
- the rplF gene encoding 50S ribosomal protein L6, with amino-acid sequence MSRVAKNPVTLPAGVEINLAGQQLSVKGAKGTLELNVHSSVEVMHEAGELRFAARNGDQQTRAMAGTTRALVNNMVIGVSTGFERKLQLVGVGYKAQAKGQVLSLSLGYSHPIEYELPEGVVAETPNQTEILIKGTDKQVVGQVAAEIRDFRRPEPYKGKGVRYADEVVRRKEAKKK; translated from the coding sequence ATGTCTCGCGTTGCTAAGAACCCCGTCACGCTGCCCGCTGGTGTTGAGATTAATCTCGCCGGCCAACAGCTTTCGGTAAAGGGTGCCAAGGGTACTCTCGAACTGAATGTTCACTCGTCCGTTGAAGTTATGCATGAAGCTGGTGAGTTGCGTTTCGCTGCTCGCAATGGTGATCAGCAAACTCGCGCCATGGCCGGCACTACTCGTGCACTGGTCAATAACATGGTGATCGGAGTCAGTACTGGCTTTGAGCGTAAGCTGCAACTGGTTGGCGTTGGCTACAAAGCGCAAGCCAAAGGTCAGGTGCTGAGTCTTTCTTTGGGCTATTCCCACCCGATTGAGTACGAATTGCCGGAAGGCGTCGTGGCTGAGACTCCCAACCAGACCGAGATCCTGATCAAGGGTACCGATAAGCAAGTGGTTGGTCAGGTCGCTGCGGAGATTCGTGACTTCCGTCGTCCTGAACCTTATAAGGGCAAGGGTGTTCGTTACGCTGACGAAGTCGTCCGCCGTAAAGAAGCTAAGAAGAAGTAG
- the rplR gene encoding 50S ribosomal protein L18 produces the protein MTDKKVTRLRRARKARLKMHELEAVRLCVYRSSQHIYAQVISADGSKVLASASTLDKALRDGATGNVDAAKKVGELVAERAKAAGVTQVAFDRSGFKYHGRVQALADAAREGGLEF, from the coding sequence ATGACCGACAAAAAAGTTACTCGACTGCGTCGCGCTCGCAAAGCACGCCTGAAAATGCACGAGCTAGAAGCCGTGCGTCTCTGCGTGTATCGCTCTTCGCAGCACATCTATGCCCAGGTCATTTCGGCCGACGGCAGCAAGGTTCTGGCCAGTGCCTCTACCTTGGACAAAGCACTGCGTGACGGCGCCACTGGCAACGTCGACGCGGCCAAGAAAGTTGGTGAGCTGGTTGCCGAGCGTGCGAAAGCAGCTGGTGTAACTCAGGTTGCATTCGACCGTTCTGGCTTCAAGTACCACGGCCGCGTTCAGGCGCTGGCTGATGCTGCTCGTGAAGGCGGGCTGGAGTTCTAA
- the rpsE gene encoding 30S ribosomal protein S5: protein MSNNDQKRDEGYIEKLVQVNRVAKTVKGGRIFTFTALTVVGDGKGRVGFGRGKSREVPAAIQKAMEAARRNMIQVDLNGTTLQYAIKSNHGASKVYMQPASEGTGIIAGGAMRAVLEVAGVQNVLAKCYGSTNQVNVVYATFKGLKAMQSPGSIAAKRGKSVEEIL, encoded by the coding sequence ATGTCAAATAACGACCAAAAGCGCGACGAAGGCTATATCGAGAAGCTGGTACAGGTTAACCGTGTTGCCAAGACCGTAAAGGGTGGCCGTATCTTCACTTTCACTGCGTTGACCGTGGTAGGTGATGGTAAGGGTCGCGTTGGTTTCGGCCGCGGCAAGTCCCGTGAAGTGCCTGCTGCTATCCAGAAAGCGATGGAAGCTGCTCGTCGCAATATGATTCAGGTTGACCTGAACGGCACGACCCTGCAGTACGCAATTAAGTCTAATCATGGCGCCTCTAAGGTGTACATGCAGCCTGCGTCCGAAGGTACTGGCATCATCGCGGGCGGCGCTATGCGCGCTGTTTTAGAAGTTGCTGGCGTGCAGAACGTTTTGGCTAAGTGCTACGGCTCGACTAACCAAGTGAACGTGGTTTACGCCACCTTTAAAGGTTTGAAAGCTATGCAGTCGCCAGGTTCTATTGCGGCTAAGCGTGGCAAGAGCGTCGAGGAGATTCTCTAA
- the rpmD gene encoding 50S ribosomal protein L30 produces the protein MATTVKVTLIKSMTGRIPNHKLCVKGLGLRRIGHTVEVLDTPENRGMINKAYYMLRVEG, from the coding sequence ATGGCTACTACCGTAAAAGTTACGTTGATCAAAAGCATGACCGGCCGCATCCCTAATCATAAGTTGTGCGTTAAGGGTTTGGGTTTGCGTCGCATCGGTCACACCGTAGAAGTCCTTGATACTCCTGAGAATCGCGGGATGATCAACAAGGCTTACTACATGCTGCGAGTCGAGGGTTAA
- the rplO gene encoding 50S ribosomal protein L15, which yields MYLNDLSPAPGSRREKHRPGRGIGSGLGKTGGRGHKGQTSRSGGTIAPGFEGGQQPLHRRLPKFGFVSLKAMDRAQVRTSELNKIEGGIVTLQSLKDANLINQNVQRVKVMLSGEVTQAVTLKGIAVTKGARAAIEAAGGKFEE from the coding sequence ATGTACCTGAACGATCTGAGTCCTGCGCCGGGTTCCCGTCGCGAGAAGCACCGTCCGGGCCGTGGTATCGGTAGCGGTTTGGGTAAGACTGGTGGCCGCGGCCACAAAGGTCAAACCTCCCGCTCCGGTGGCACCATTGCTCCGGGTTTTGAAGGCGGCCAGCAGCCTCTGCACCGCCGTCTGCCTAAGTTCGGTTTCGTTTCTTTGAAGGCTATGGATCGCGCGCAAGTGCGTACCTCTGAGCTGAATAAGATCGAAGGCGGGATTGTTACTCTGCAGTCGCTGAAGGATGCCAACCTGATTAACCAAAACGTACAGCGTGTGAAAGTCATGCTGTCCGGTGAAGTTACTCAAGCAGTCACCCTTAAAGGTATCGCCGTCACCAAAGGTGCACGCGCGGCTATTGAAGCAGCTGGCGGTAAGTTCGAGGAATAA